Proteins encoded together in one Candidatus Omnitrophota bacterium window:
- a CDS encoding GDYXXLXY domain-containing protein, whose product MSRKNITFCIAGLWLVLALGLIGYKQRILATGIKVLLETVPVDPRDFLRGDYVILRYKISSLSGIPGESNFKRGDRVYVKLEPAGEFGEAESAPWRAVAMKAKNEIERGDVVIKGKIQRRGIVKYGIESYFVPEGKGREIEKSMAGRSKVAVEVIVDKHGNGIINKLFIDGRAVQL is encoded by the coding sequence ATGAGCAGGAAAAACATCACTTTTTGCATCGCGGGGTTATGGCTGGTTCTCGCGCTGGGGCTCATAGGATATAAACAGCGCATCCTCGCGACGGGAATAAAAGTTCTGCTGGAAACCGTGCCTGTTGACCCGCGGGATTTCCTGCGGGGGGATTATGTCATTTTGAGATACAAGATCAGCAGTTTGAGCGGCATTCCGGGTGAATCAAATTTTAAGCGCGGCGACAGGGTGTATGTGAAACTTGAACCCGCCGGGGAATTCGGGGAAGCTGAAAGCGCGCCGTGGCGGGCTGTCGCGATGAAAGCCAAAAACGAAATAGAGAGAGGGGATGTCGTCATAAAAGGGAAGATCCAGCGCAGGGGCATTGTGAAATACGGCATTGAAAGTTATTTTGTTCCCGAAGGCAAAGGCAGGGAAATAGAGAAGAGTATGGCCGGCCGCAGTAAAGTCGCGGTGGAAGTTATTGTCGACAAGCACGGCAATGGGATCATCAACAAACTTTTCATAGACGGCAGGGCAGTTCAATTGTAG